A section of the Phaseolus vulgaris cultivar G19833 chromosome 8, P. vulgaris v2.0, whole genome shotgun sequence genome encodes:
- the LOC137824973 gene encoding uncharacterized protein, which yields MDEPETATPPREFTTPFSQAILETVIPKTFTGPKVAFTGMEDPEAHLTAFHTQMMLVGGSDAVRCKLFMSTLTGMAMDWFISLPEGHITSFAQLSRLFREQYLAYRAPAPVSYGLFDVKQYQGETLKEYISRFGAQVVKVGTTDEPMIVYPGSFSKSLNRSRPKTFAEVRRRAVEHIASEGDAYVKCTTAAPVRPRVQIRTQPARVHEAVTERRNPDRKRSHETRRAQPRGRAEGRREGNKPLRHNFVVELKDLIVVPNIADSLRPPMKSDKILGPHKEAWCEFHEAFGHHINNCLALGYQLDELVKNGFLKDYLAGSTTTTVPATPEEGQAHEVPTHGEVHTISGGFSGGGPTASQRKKYVRSVSTVVEEFPDDPWDSDLVFTRADLRDVVPHDNDPVVISIVTAGRKVHRVLVDQGSSADVMFWSTFNKLQLSPDLLRPYTGYLYGFADNPVEVRGYLELRTTFTDGAASRTENIRYLVVNANSAYNILLGRPALNRLRAVSSTRHMKMKLPDLSGKVIVIKSDQEEARKCYENSLKTKRGVVMVIERPFVSNSQMEVEPLGEATPVKSTPVEATLEATPTEARNGDASPKEGTHEEALPAESEPEEVMPDASVGVTPMKEDSTNAPLAENVQNGRPRPEDKIVERQIGGKVFKLGRLLSQGEQEEVAAVISRHLDAFGGSSTKKRTGLRR from the coding sequence ATGGACGAGCCTGAGACTGCCACCCCACCTAGAGAATTCACAACACCATTCTCACAGGCAATCTTAGAGACAGTAATCCCCAAAACGTTCACAGGGCCCAAGGTAgccttcacagggatggaggatcctgaggcgcacctcactgcgttccacacacaaATGATGCTAGTTGGCGGTTCTGACGCCGTgagatgcaagctctttatgagcactttgactgggatggccatggattggttcatcagcctcccagagggtcacattACGTCCTTCGCACAGCTCTCACGActattcagagaacagtatttaGCCTACAGGGCCCCAGCCCCAGTGTCGTATGGCCTTTTCGACGTAAAGCAATACCAAGGGGAAACACTGAAggagtacataagccgcttcgGGGCACAGGTTGTGAAGGTGGGTACCACCGacgagcccatgatcgtgtatCCTGGATCTTTTAGCAAATCGCTCAACCGCAGTCGCCCCAAAACTTTTGCTGAAGTgaggcgtcgggcggtagagcACATTGCTTCAGAGGGCGACGCATACGTGAAGTGCACGACTGCTGCACCCGTGCGACCAAGGGTGCAGATACGCACACAACCTGCTAGGGTCCATGAAGCTGTCACAGAGAGAAGAAACCCAGATAGGAAGCGCAGCCACGAGACAAGGAGGGCCCAGCCAAGGGGTCGAgccgaaggaaggagagagggaaataaaccactaaggcacaactttgtggtaGAACTCAAAGAtctcatcgttgtgcccaacatagctgacagtTTGAGGCCACCAATGAAGTCTGACAAGATACTGGGGCCTCACAAGGAAgcatggtgcgaatttcacgaggcgtttgggcaccatattaacaactgcttggcgctgggctatcagttggatgagcttgtgaagaatggtttcttgAAAGACTACCTCGCTGGATCCACCACGACCACCGTCCCGGCGACGCCAGAAGAAGGTCAAGCGCATGAAGTCCCAACTCATGGAGAAGTACACACCATCTCTGGTGGCTTTTCTGGAGGAGGGCCCACCGCCTCTCAACGGAAGAAGTATGTGAGGTCAGTGAGTACGGTTGTAGAGGAATTTCCAGACGACCCATGGGATTCAGATCTTGttttcacaagggctgacctgcgagatgttgtcccgcacgacaatgacccagtGGTCATTTCAATAGTCACggcaggaaggaaggtgcatagggtcctcgtcgaccagggcagttccgcagacgtcatgttttggtcaaccttcaacaagctacagttatcCCCCGATCTTTTGAGACCCTATACTGGATacttgtatgggtttgcagatAATCCAGTAGAGGTACGaggctacttggagctgaggacaacgttcactgatggagcaGCATCACGCACCGAGAACATTCGGtacttggtggttaacgccaactcagcctacaacattttgttaggCAGACCTGCTTTGAACAGATTGAGGGCAGtgtcctccacgcgccacatgaagatgaagctaccagatCTTAGCGGCAAAGTGATTGTGATCAAGTCAGATCAAGAAGAGGCCCgtaagtgctatgagaatagcctaaaaacaaagagaggcgtggtcatggtgattGAGCGACCATTCGTTTCGAATTCACAAATGGAGGTAGAACCGTTGGGAGAGGCGACGCCCGTGAAGTCCACGCCGGTCGAAGCCACCTTGGAGGCGACGCCTACGGAAGCAAGAAACGGCGATGCCTCGCCGAAGGAAGGAACACATGAAGAGGCCTTGCCCGCAGAAAGTGAGCCAGAGGAGGTGATGCCCGATGCATCCGTTGGGGTGACGCCTATGAAAGAGGACTCCACAAACGCGCCTCTTGCAGAGAATGTACAGAATGGACGACCCCGACCAGAAGATAAAATAGTagaaagacaaatagggggtaAGGTGTTCAAATTAGGACGCTTACTGAGCCAGGGAGAACAAGAAGAGGTAGCTGCGGTAATCTCGCGCCACCTAGACGCTTtcggaggaagttcaacgaagaaacgtacaggcctacgtagatga
- the LOC137824974 gene encoding uncharacterized protein — protein MVVTSHERGQHAADLEELFATISRYHLKLNPEKCVFGVEAGKFLGFMLTERGIEANPDKCAAIIAMKSPTSVKEVQQLTGRMAALSRFVSAGGEKGHPYFQCLKRNSRFAWTDKCEAAFLKLKEYLATPPVLCKPQVDVPLRLYFAVTEWAISSLHSGGNDKPPYPKGTAKARCSRAVELSEFDIQYEPRGSIKGQVYADFVAELSPGGDSEEMELGAQWMLSVDGSSNQQESGAGIILEGPNGVLIEQALRFAFKASNNQAEYEALIAGMLLAKEMGARSLLAKSDSQLVTGQVTGEYQAKDPQMAACLRYVEVLKRAFTAFELVHVPKEQNARADLLAKLASSGKGGRQRTVIQETLKTPRKFVADNRVDVLHISIMKGKSRSHRSLSQDTARAPCISTYAASPDEERRVHVYAVEEGDTWMTPYRRYLADEILPAEPEEGKKVKRNATRYTLVDGILFRHGFTHPILTCVSSDECTRIMAELHEGICGSHVGGRSLASKVIRAGSSGRQ, from the exons atggtggtaacTTCACATGAGAGAGGACAACACGCAGCTGATCTTGAAGAACTATTTGCCACGATATCGAGGTATCACCTCAAGCTGAACCCAGAAAAGTGCGTCTTTGGTGTGGAGGCAGGAAAATTCTTAGGAttcatgctcacagagagggggatagaagcaAATCCTGACAAATGTGCGGCCATCATCGCCATGAAGAGCCCAACCTCAGTAAAAGAAGTTCAACAACTGACGGGACGAATGGCAGCATTATCAAGATTCGTATCTGCGggaggagagaagggccacccttaCTTCCAATGCCTCAAAAGGAATAGCCGTTTTGCATGGACAGACAAGTGTGAAGCAGCGtttctcaagttgaaggagtacttggcgacgccacctgtGCTTTGTAAGCCACAAGTGGACGTCCCCCTCCGCTTGTACTTTGCGGTGACTGAgtgggccatcagttct cttcacagtggtggtaatgacaaacctccctatccAAAAGGTACTGCAAAAGCCAGATGTAGCAGGGCGGTcgagttgtcagagttcgatATCCAATATGAACCCAGGGGGTCCATTAAAGGGCAAGTCTATGCTGACTTCGTGGCAGAACTTTCACCAGGAGGGGACTCAGAAGAGATGGAGTTAGGGGcacagtggatgctctcagtggatggttCCTCCAACCAGCAAGAGAGCGGTGCTGGAATTatcttggaggggcctaatggagtattgatcgagcaggctttacgcttcgccttcaaggcaagcaacaaccaggcggagtacgaggcgttGATTGCTGGCATGCttttggctaaagaaatgggtgctcggagcctcttggcaaagagtgactcacaattagtcacagggcaagtaacggGGGAATATCAAGCaaaggatccacagatggctGCATGCTTGAGGTACGTCGAGGTATTGAAAAGAGCCTTCACTGcttttgagctggtgcatgtccccaaggaacaaaatgccagagctgatcTGCTTGCCAaactggccagctcaggcaaggggggaaggcagaggaccgtGATACAGGAGACACTCAAGACGCCGCGGAAGTTCGTtgcagacaacagggtggacgtccttCATATTAGTATAATGAAAGGAAAATCAAGGAGTCATCGCTCCCTGAGTCAAGACACGGCGAGGGCACCCTGCATCAGTACTTACGCAGCCTCGCCAGATGAAGAAAGGAGAGTACATGTGTATGCTGTGGAGGAAGGCGACACGTGGATGACCCCTTATAGGCGATACCTAGCGGATGAAATCCTCCCAGCGGAGCCAGAAGAGGGCAAAAAGGTTAAGAGGAACGCCACCAGGTACACCCTGGTAGACGGGATATTGTTCAGGCATGGGTTTACGCACCCTATCTTGACCTGCGTAAGcagcgacgagtgcaccaggataatggccgAACTtcacgaaggtatttgtgggagccacgtgggaggaagatccttggcGTCCAAGGTAATACGTGCAGGTTCTTCTGGCCGACAGTAA